One genomic region from Camelus dromedarius isolate mCamDro1 chromosome 17, mCamDro1.pat, whole genome shotgun sequence encodes:
- the PCBP4 gene encoding poly(rC)-binding protein 4 isoform X3, with amino-acid sequence MSGSDAGLEEEPELSITLTLRMLMHGKEVGSIIGKKGETVKRIREQSSARITISEGSCPERITTITGSTAAVFHAVSMIAFKLDEDLCAAPANGGNVSRPPVTLRLVIPASQCGSLIGKAGTKIKEIRETTGAQVQVAGDLLPNSTERAVTVSGVPDAIILCVRQICAVILESPPKGATIPYHPSLSLGTVLLSTNQGFSVQGQYGAVTPAEVTKLQQLSGHAVPFASPSMVPGLDPGTQTSSQEFLVPNDLIGCVIGRQGSKISEIRQMSGAHIKIGNQAEGAGERHVTITGSPVSIALAQYLITACLETAKSTSGGTPGSAPTDLPAPFSPPLTALPTAPPGLLGTPYAISLSNFIGLKPVPFLALPPASPGPPPGLAAYTAKMAAANGSKKAERQKFSPY; translated from the exons ATGAGCGGCTCAGAtgcggggctggaggaggagccaGAGCTCAGCATCACCCTCACGCTGCGGATGCTGATGCACGGGAAG GAGGTGGGCAGCATAATCGGGAAG AAAGGAGAGACTGTAAAGCGAATCCGGGAACAG AGCAGCGCCCGGATCACCATCTCTGAAGGCTCTTGTCCCGAGcgcatcaccaccatcaccggGTCTACAGCAGCCGTGTTCCATGCAGTCTCCATGATCGCTTTCAAGCTGGATGAG GACCTTTGTGCTGCTCCGGCAAATGGGGGGAATGTCTCCAGGCCTCCAGTGACCCTACGCCTGGTCATCCCCGCAAGCCAGTGTGGCTCGCTTATTGGGAAGGCCGGCACTAAGATCAAGGAGATCCGAGAG ACTACAGGTGCCCAGGTGCAGGTGGCAGGTGACCTGCTCCCCAACTCCACTGAGCGTGCTGTCACCGTGTCCGGGGTGCCTGATGCCATCATCCTGTGTGTGCGCCAGATCTGTGCTGTTATCCTGGAG TCCCCACCCAAAGGAGCCACTATCCCATATCATCCAAGCCTCTCCTTAGGTACTGTCCTTCTCTCCACCAACCAG GGCTTCTCCGTCCAGGGTCAGTATGGGGCTGTAACCCCAGCTGAG GTCACCAAGCTCCAGCAGCTCTCAGGCCACGCAGTCCCCTTTGCCTCACCCAGCATGGTGCCAG GACTGGATCCTGGCACCCAGACCAGCTCACAGGAGTTCTTGGTTCCCAATGAC CTGATCGGCTGCGTGATTGGGCGCCAGGGCAGCAAGATCAGTGAGATCCGGCAGATGTCAGGGGCACATATCAAGATCGGGAACCAAGCAGAGGGCGCTGGTGAGCGGCATGTGACCATCACTGGTTCCCCAGTCTCCATCGCCCTGGCCCAGTACCTCATCACTGCCTG TCTAGAAACGGCCAAGTCTACCTCTGGGGGGACACCTGGCTCGGCCCCCACAGACCTGCCTGCCCCCTTCTCGCCACCCCTGACGGCCCTGCCCACAGCTCCCCCAGGCCTGCTGGGCACGCCCTATGCCATCTCCCTCTCCAACTTCATCGGCCTCAAGCCTGTACCCTTCCTGGCTCTtccacctgcctccccagggccGCCGCCGGGCTTGGCGGCCTACACTGCCAAGATGGCAGCGGCCAATGGGAGCAAGAAAGCCGAGCGGCAGAAATTCTCCCCCTACTGA
- the PCBP4 gene encoding poly(rC)-binding protein 4 isoform X2, with amino-acid sequence MSGSDAGLEEEPELSITLTLRMLMHGKEVGSIIGKKGETVKRIREQSSARITISEGSCPERITTITGSTAAVFHAVSMIAFKLDEDLCAAPANGGNVSRPPVTLRLVIPASQCGSLIGKAGTKIKEIRETTGAQVQVAGDLLPNSTERAVTVSGVPDAIILCVRQICAVILESPPKGATIPYHPSLSLGTVLLSTNQGFSVQGQYGAVTPAEVTKLQQLSGHAVPFASPSMVPGLDPGTQTSSQEFLVPNDLIGCVIGRQGSKISEIRQMSGAHIKIGNQAEGAGERHVTITGSPVSIALAQYLITAWAAAGLGGLHCQDGSGQWEQESRAAEILPLLRPAEAQARGQAGPPAGGCLLTLPAQGDSSPRVPNAANAQTHGCTLCPAPVCGCSCSQSGNSFQPRVLGAAAAPV; translated from the exons ATGAGCGGCTCAGAtgcggggctggaggaggagccaGAGCTCAGCATCACCCTCACGCTGCGGATGCTGATGCACGGGAAG GAGGTGGGCAGCATAATCGGGAAG AAAGGAGAGACTGTAAAGCGAATCCGGGAACAG AGCAGCGCCCGGATCACCATCTCTGAAGGCTCTTGTCCCGAGcgcatcaccaccatcaccggGTCTACAGCAGCCGTGTTCCATGCAGTCTCCATGATCGCTTTCAAGCTGGATGAG GACCTTTGTGCTGCTCCGGCAAATGGGGGGAATGTCTCCAGGCCTCCAGTGACCCTACGCCTGGTCATCCCCGCAAGCCAGTGTGGCTCGCTTATTGGGAAGGCCGGCACTAAGATCAAGGAGATCCGAGAG ACTACAGGTGCCCAGGTGCAGGTGGCAGGTGACCTGCTCCCCAACTCCACTGAGCGTGCTGTCACCGTGTCCGGGGTGCCTGATGCCATCATCCTGTGTGTGCGCCAGATCTGTGCTGTTATCCTGGAG TCCCCACCCAAAGGAGCCACTATCCCATATCATCCAAGCCTCTCCTTAGGTACTGTCCTTCTCTCCACCAACCAG GGCTTCTCCGTCCAGGGTCAGTATGGGGCTGTAACCCCAGCTGAG GTCACCAAGCTCCAGCAGCTCTCAGGCCACGCAGTCCCCTTTGCCTCACCCAGCATGGTGCCAG GACTGGATCCTGGCACCCAGACCAGCTCACAGGAGTTCTTGGTTCCCAATGAC CTGATCGGCTGCGTGATTGGGCGCCAGGGCAGCAAGATCAGTGAGATCCGGCAGATGTCAGGGGCACATATCAAGATCGGGAACCAAGCAGAGGGCGCTGGTGAGCGGCATGTGACCATCACTGGTTCCCCAGTCTCCATCGCCCTGGCCCAGTACCTCATCACTGCCTG ggccGCCGCCGGGCTTGGCGGCCTACACTGCCAAGATGGCAGCGGCCAATGGGAGCAAGAAAGCCGAGCGGCAGAAATTCTCCCCCTACTGAGGCCAGCTGAGGCACAGGCGCGGGGGCAGGCTGGACCGCCGGCAGGGGGCTGCCTCCTCACCTTACCTGCCCAAGGAGACTCCAGTCCCAGGGTCCCAAACGCCGCTAATGCCCAGACGCATGGATGCACCCTCTGTCCTGCCCCGGTCTGTGGGTGTTCCTGCTCTCAAAGTGGGAACAGTTTCCAGCCCAGGGTTTTGGGAGCTGCGGCAGCCCCAGTGTAG
- the PCBP4 gene encoding poly(rC)-binding protein 4 isoform X1, producing MSGSDAGLEEEPELSITLTLRMLMHGKEVGSIIGKKGETVKRIREQSSARITISEGSCPERITTITGSTAAVFHAVSMIAFKLDEDLCAAPANGGNVSRPPVTLRLVIPASQCGSLIGKAGTKIKEIRETTGAQVQVAGDLLPNSTERAVTVSGVPDAIILCVRQICAVILESPPKGATIPYHPSLSLGTVLLSTNQGFSVQGQYGAVTPAEVTKLQQLSGHAVPFASPSMVPAGLDPGTQTSSQEFLVPNDLIGCVIGRQGSKISEIRQMSGAHIKIGNQAEGAGERHVTITGSPVSIALAQYLITAWAAAGLGGLHCQDGSGQWEQESRAAEILPLLRPAEAQARGQAGPPAGGCLLTLPAQGDSSPRVPNAANAQTHGCTLCPAPVCGCSCSQSGNSFQPRVLGAAAAPV from the exons ATGAGCGGCTCAGAtgcggggctggaggaggagccaGAGCTCAGCATCACCCTCACGCTGCGGATGCTGATGCACGGGAAG GAGGTGGGCAGCATAATCGGGAAG AAAGGAGAGACTGTAAAGCGAATCCGGGAACAG AGCAGCGCCCGGATCACCATCTCTGAAGGCTCTTGTCCCGAGcgcatcaccaccatcaccggGTCTACAGCAGCCGTGTTCCATGCAGTCTCCATGATCGCTTTCAAGCTGGATGAG GACCTTTGTGCTGCTCCGGCAAATGGGGGGAATGTCTCCAGGCCTCCAGTGACCCTACGCCTGGTCATCCCCGCAAGCCAGTGTGGCTCGCTTATTGGGAAGGCCGGCACTAAGATCAAGGAGATCCGAGAG ACTACAGGTGCCCAGGTGCAGGTGGCAGGTGACCTGCTCCCCAACTCCACTGAGCGTGCTGTCACCGTGTCCGGGGTGCCTGATGCCATCATCCTGTGTGTGCGCCAGATCTGTGCTGTTATCCTGGAG TCCCCACCCAAAGGAGCCACTATCCCATATCATCCAAGCCTCTCCTTAGGTACTGTCCTTCTCTCCACCAACCAG GGCTTCTCCGTCCAGGGTCAGTATGGGGCTGTAACCCCAGCTGAG GTCACCAAGCTCCAGCAGCTCTCAGGCCACGCAGTCCCCTTTGCCTCACCCAGCATGGTGCCAG CAGGACTGGATCCTGGCACCCAGACCAGCTCACAGGAGTTCTTGGTTCCCAATGAC CTGATCGGCTGCGTGATTGGGCGCCAGGGCAGCAAGATCAGTGAGATCCGGCAGATGTCAGGGGCACATATCAAGATCGGGAACCAAGCAGAGGGCGCTGGTGAGCGGCATGTGACCATCACTGGTTCCCCAGTCTCCATCGCCCTGGCCCAGTACCTCATCACTGCCTG ggccGCCGCCGGGCTTGGCGGCCTACACTGCCAAGATGGCAGCGGCCAATGGGAGCAAGAAAGCCGAGCGGCAGAAATTCTCCCCCTACTGAGGCCAGCTGAGGCACAGGCGCGGGGGCAGGCTGGACCGCCGGCAGGGGGCTGCCTCCTCACCTTACCTGCCCAAGGAGACTCCAGTCCCAGGGTCCCAAACGCCGCTAATGCCCAGACGCATGGATGCACCCTCTGTCCTGCCCCGGTCTGTGGGTGTTCCTGCTCTCAAAGTGGGAACAGTTTCCAGCCCAGGGTTTTGGGAGCTGCGGCAGCCCCAGTGTAG
- the GPR62 gene encoding G-protein coupled receptor 62: MANTTELNAPEVAASIGLILAAVVEAAALLGNSALLVVVLRTPGLRDALYLVHLCIVDLLAAASIMPLGLLAAPPPGLGRVRLGPAPCRAARFLSAALLPACTLGVAALGLARYRLIVHPLRPGARPPPTLVLTAVWAAAALLGALSLLGPPPAPPPAPARCSVLAGGLGPFRPLWALLAFALPALLLLGAYGSIFLVARRAALRPPRPARGSRPRSDSLDSRLSILPPLRPRLRGVKAALAPALAVGQFAACWLPYGCACLAPAAQAAAAEAAVTWVAYSAFAAHPFLYGLLQRPVRRTLGRLARRALPRPPRACTSRAWHLRALLQHLQGPPEGPVLGSSEAPEQTQVLAGGESLSMPEAT, encoded by the coding sequence ATGGCCAACACCACAGAGCTGAACGCCCCAGAAGTCGCAGCCTCAATAGGGTTGATCCTGGCGGCTGTCGTGGAGGCGGCAGCACTTCTGGGCAACAGCGCACTTTTGGTCGTGGTGCTGCGCACGCCGGGACTGCGCGACGCGCTCTACCTGGTGCACCTGTGTATCGTGGACCTGCTGGCGGCCGCCTCCATCATGCCGCTGGGCCTGCTGGCAGCACCACCGCCGGGGCTGGGCCGCGTGCGCCTGGGCCCCGCGCCCTGCCGCGCCGCGCGCTTCCTCTCGGCGGCGCTGCTGCCCGCCTGCACGCTCGGTGTGGCCGCGCTCGGCCTGGCGCGCTACCGCCTCATAGTGCACCCACTACGGCCCGGCGCGCGGCCTCCGCCCACCCTCGTACTCACCGCCGTGTGGGCCGCGGCGGCGCTTCTGGGCGCGCTCTCCCTGCTTGGGCCGCCGCCCGCACCGCCCCCGGCCCCGGCTCGCTGCTCGGTCCTGGCCGGGGGCCTCGGGCCCTTCCGGCCGCTCTGGGCGCTACTGGCCTTCGCGCTGCCCGCCCTCCTGCTGCTCGGCGCCTACGGCAGCATCTTTCTCGTGGCGCGCCGCGCTGCCCTGAGGCCCCCACGGCCCGCGCGCGGGTCCCGGCCGCGCTCCGACTCTCTGGATAGCCGCCTCTCCATCTTGCCGCCCCTCCGACCTCGCCTGCGCGGGGTCAAAGCAGCCCTGGCCCCAGCACTGGCTGTGGGCCAGTTCGCAGCCTGCTGGTTGCCTTACGGCTGTGCGTGCCTGGCGCCCGCTGCGCAGGCCGCAGCGGCCGAGGCGGCCGTCACCTGGGTAGCCTACTCGGCCTTCGCCGCTCACCCCTTCCTGTATGGCCTGCTGCAGCGCCCCGTGCGCCGAACGCTGGGCCGCCTCGCCCGCCGAGCGCTGCCCCGGCCTCCGCGGGCCTGCACTTCGCGGGCCTGGCACCTTCGCGCACTCCTGCAGCACCTCCAGGGACCTCCAGAGGGCCCTGTTCTAGGCTCTTCTGAGGCACCAGAACAAACCCAGGTTTTGGCAGGAGGAGAGAGCCTGAGCATGCCAGAGGCCACCTGA
- the PARP3 gene encoding LOW QUALITY PROTEIN: protein mono-ADP-ribosyltransferase PARP3 (The sequence of the model RefSeq protein was modified relative to this genomic sequence to represent the inferred CDS: inserted 1 base in 1 codon; deleted 1 base in 1 codon; substituted 3 bases at 3 genomic stop codons), whose product MQAGGGSGRSPKGKPSVGQVGAMPATWGAKAREAQGPPLCPRIAMAPKCKPQVQHEGLEKKRQPGTEEEDNFHSTAEALRAAPTEKHVVRVDPLCPLSSNPGTQVSCNYDCILNQTNIASNNKFYIIQLLEEGDHFVCWNRWGRVGEVGQSKLSPFVSLEDXKKDFEKKFRNKTENIWAERDHFVAHPSKYTLIEVQREDEAQEAMVKVDGGSMRTVVXRVRPCSLDPATQKLITNIFSKDMFKNAMALMNLDVKKMPLGKLSKQQIAXGFEALEALEVTLKAPTDGGCSLEELSSHFYTVIPHNFSHNRPPPTNSPELLQAKKDMLLVRVLAKTLKAAPEETKQVEEVPHPLDQYYQLLKCQLQLLDPEAPEYQMPHRGMGLAVMHTYLEQTGNNYRCSALQHIWKVNREGAGNQFQAHSKLGNQKLLWHGTNMAAVAAILTSGLRIMPHSGGRVGKGIYFAPENSKSASCATGMSCGAHHIDYMFLGEVALGTEYHFTDDKPSLKQPPACFNSVITXGHTEPDPTQDTELELDGQQVAVPQGQPVPCPEFSSSSFSQSEYLIYQESQCHLRYLQEVRF is encoded by the exons atgcAGGCAGGGGGAGGCAGTGGGAGGTCACCAAAGGGCAAACCCAGTGTGGGACAAGTTGGTGCTATGCCAGCCACGTGGGGTGCAAAGGCCAGGGAGGCCCAAGGGCCCCCTCTGTGCCCCAGAATAGCCATGGCCCCAAAGTGCAAGCCCCAAGTGCAGCATGAGGGCCTTGAGAAGAAGAGGCAGCCAGGTACAGAAGAAGAGGACAATTTCCACTCCACTGCCGAGGCCCTGAGGGCCGCACCCACAGAGAAGCATGTAGTCCGAGTGGACCCCCTGTGCCCGCTCAGCAGCAACCCCGGGACCCAGGTAAGCTGTA ACTACGACTGCATCCTGAACCAGACCAACATCGCGAGCAACAACAAGTTCTACATCATCCAACTGCTGGAGGAGGGTGACCACTTCGTCTGCTGGAACCGCTGGGGCCGTGTG GGAGAGGTGGGCCAGTCAAAGCTCAGCCCCTTCGTGTCACTGGAGG AAAAGAAagactttgaaaagaaatttCGGAACAAGACCGAGAACATTTGGGCAGAGCGGGACCACTTTGTGGCCCACCCCAGCAAGTACACACTTATCGAAGTACAGAGAGAAGATGAGGCCCAGGAAGCCATGGTGAAG GTAGACGGAGGCTCCATGAGGACTGTGGTTTAACGGGTGCGGCCCTGCTCCCTGGACCCAGCCACACAGAAGCTCATCACCAACATCTTCAGCAAGGACATGTTCAAGAATGCCATGGCCCTCATGAAcctgg ATGTGAAGAAGATGCCCCTGGGGAAGTTGAGCAAGCAGCAGATTGCCTGAGGCTTTGAGGCCCTGGAGGCACTGGAGGTGACTCTGAAAGCCCCCACAGATGGTGGCTGCAGCCTGGAGGAGCTGTCCTCCCACTTCTACACTGTCATTCCCCACAACTTCAGCCACAACcgg cccccccccaccaactcCCCGGAGCTTCTGCAGGCCAAGAAGGACATGCTGCTGGTGAGG GTGCTGGCCAAGACTCTGAAGGCAGCCCCAGAGGAGACAAAGCAGGTGGAGGAGGTGCCACACCCACTGGACCAATATTATCAGCTCCTCAAATGCCAGCTCCAGCTGCTGGACCCAGAGGCACCGGAGTACCAGATGCCCCACAGAGGAATGGGACTCGCA GTGATGCATACCTATTTAGAACAGACTGGCAACAACTACAGGTGTTCTGCTCTCCAACACATTTGGAAAGTGAACCGAGAAGGGGCG gGCAATCAGTTCCAGGCTCACTCCAAGCTGGGTAATCAGAAGCTACTGTGGCATGGCACCAACATGGCTGCGGTGGCCGCCATCCTCACCAGCGGGCTCCGCATCATGCCACATTCTGGTGGCCGTGTTGGCAAGGGCATCTACTTCGCCCCAGAGAACAGCAAGTCAGCTAGCTGTG CTACTGGTATGTCCTGCGGGGCCCATCACATTGACTACATGTTCCTGGGTGAGGTGGCACTGGGCACAGAGTACCACTTCACCGACGACAAGCCCAGCTTGAAACAGCCACCCGCTTGCTTCAACAGTGTCATCACCTGAGGCCACACAGAGCCTG ACCCAACCCAGGACACCGAGCTGGAGCTGGATGGACAGCAAGTGGCAGTGCCCCAAGGCCAACCCGTGCCCTGCCCAGAATTCAGCAGCTCCAGTTTCTCCCAGAGCGAGTATCTCATCTACCAGGAGAGCCAGTGCCACCTGCGCTACCTGCAGGAAGTTCGCTTCTGA
- the RRP9 gene encoding U3 small nucleolar RNA-interacting protein 2 isoform X1 — translation MVGTMSATAAARKRGKPASGAGAGAGAGASKRRRKGDSAGDKSKSKGGSKMNEEISSDSETESLAPRRTEEEEEEELEETAQEKKLRLAKLYLEQLRQQEEEKAEAREFEEDQVAGRLKEDVLEQRGRLQKSVAKEVQAPAPADIRILRGHQLSITCLVITPDDLAIFSAAKDCTIIKWSVESGRKLHVIPRAKKGADGKPSSHSSHILCMAISSDGKYLASGDRSKLILIWDAQSCQHLYTFTGHRDAVSGLAFRRGTHQLYSTSHDRSVKVWNVAENSYVETLFGHQDAVAALDALSRECCVTAGGRDGTVRVWKIPEESQLVFYGHQGSIDSIQLINEEHMVSGADDGSVALWGLSKKRPLALQREAHGLRGEPGLEQPFWVSSVAALLNTDLVATGSHNNSVRLWRCGEGFRQLDLLCNIPLVGFINSLKFSSAGDFLVAGVGQEHRLGRWWRIKEARNSVCIIPLRRAPRPPTAGS, via the exons ATGGTGGGCACCATGTCTGCGACAGCGGCAGCTCGAAAGCGGGGAAAGCCAGCctccggggccggggccggggccggcgcAGGGGCCAGCAAGCGGCGGCGAAAG GGCGATTCTGCCGGGGACAAGAGCAAGTCCAAGGGTGGCAGCAAGATGAATGAAGAGATCTCCAGCGACTCGGAAACTGAGAG cctggctcccaggaggactgaggaggaggaggaagaggagctggaggagaccGCACAGGAGAAGAAGCTGCGCTTGGCCAAGCTCTACCTTGAGCAGCTCAGGCAGCAAG aggaggagaaggctGAAGCCCGTGAATTTGAGGAGGACCAGGTGGCGGGGAGGCTGAAGGAGGATGTG CTTGAGCAGAGGGGCAGGCTGCAGAAGTCGGTGGCAAAAGAG GttcaggccccagccccagccgacATTCGAATCTTACGGGGCCACCAGCTGTCCATCACATGTTTGGTTATCACCCCAGATGACCTGGCCATCTTTTCTGCCGCCAAAGACTGCACCATTATTAAGT GGAGCGTGGAGAGTGGCCGGAAGCTTCACGTGATCCCTCGGGCCAAGAAGGGTGCCGACGGAAAGCCCTCCAGCCACAGCAGCCACATCCTCTGCATGGCCATCTCCTCCGACGGCAAGTACCTG GCCTCAGGTGACCGCAGCAAGCTCATTCTCATTTGGGACGCCCAGAGCTGCCAGCACCTGTACACCTTCACCGGACACCGGGATGCCGTTTCG GGGCTGGCGTTCCGCAGAGGAACCCACCAGCTCTACAGCACATCCCATGATCGCTCTGTGAAGGTGTGGAACGTGGCGGAGAACTCCTACGTGGAGACGCT TTTTGGGCACCAGGATGCAGTGGCTGCACTGGACGCCCTGAGCAGGGAGTGCTGCGTGACTGCCGGGGGGCGAGATGGGACCGTGCGTGTGTGGAAGATCCCCGAGGAGTCCCAGCTGGTCTTCTATGGCCACCA gggctCCATCGACAGTATCCAGCTCATCAACGAAGAGCACATGGTGTCGGGTGCAGACGATGG CTCTGTGGCCTTGTGGGGCCTCTCCAAGAAGCGGCCACTTGCCCTGCAGCGTGAGGCCCATGGGCTACGGGGGGAGCCAGGCTTGGAGCAGCCCTTCTGGGTGTCATCGGTGGCAGCCCTGCTCAACACAGATCTCGTGGCCACAG GCTCTCATAACAACTCTGTGCGGCTCTGGCGGTGCGGAGAGGGCTTCCGGCAGCTTGACCTTCTCTGCAACATTCCCCTG GTGGGCTTTATCAATAGCCTCAAGTTCTCCAGCGCTGGGGACTTCctggtggctggggtggggcaggagcacAG GCTTGGCCGGTGGTGGCGGATCAAAGAGGCTCGGAACTCTGTCTGTATCATCCCTCTCCGcagggcccccaggccccccactGCTGGCTCCTGA
- the RRP9 gene encoding U3 small nucleolar RNA-interacting protein 2 isoform X2, with product MNEEISSDSETESLAPRRTEEEEEEELEETAQEKKLRLAKLYLEQLRQQEEEKAEAREFEEDQVAGRLKEDVLEQRGRLQKSVAKEVQAPAPADIRILRGHQLSITCLVITPDDLAIFSAAKDCTIIKWSVESGRKLHVIPRAKKGADGKPSSHSSHILCMAISSDGKYLASGDRSKLILIWDAQSCQHLYTFTGHRDAVSGLAFRRGTHQLYSTSHDRSVKVWNVAENSYVETLFGHQDAVAALDALSRECCVTAGGRDGTVRVWKIPEESQLVFYGHQGSIDSIQLINEEHMVSGADDGSVALWGLSKKRPLALQREAHGLRGEPGLEQPFWVSSVAALLNTDLVATGSHNNSVRLWRCGEGFRQLDLLCNIPLVGFINSLKFSSAGDFLVAGVGQEHRLGRWWRIKEARNSVCIIPLRRAPRPPTAGS from the exons ATGAATGAAGAGATCTCCAGCGACTCGGAAACTGAGAG cctggctcccaggaggactgaggaggaggaggaagaggagctggaggagaccGCACAGGAGAAGAAGCTGCGCTTGGCCAAGCTCTACCTTGAGCAGCTCAGGCAGCAAG aggaggagaaggctGAAGCCCGTGAATTTGAGGAGGACCAGGTGGCGGGGAGGCTGAAGGAGGATGTG CTTGAGCAGAGGGGCAGGCTGCAGAAGTCGGTGGCAAAAGAG GttcaggccccagccccagccgacATTCGAATCTTACGGGGCCACCAGCTGTCCATCACATGTTTGGTTATCACCCCAGATGACCTGGCCATCTTTTCTGCCGCCAAAGACTGCACCATTATTAAGT GGAGCGTGGAGAGTGGCCGGAAGCTTCACGTGATCCCTCGGGCCAAGAAGGGTGCCGACGGAAAGCCCTCCAGCCACAGCAGCCACATCCTCTGCATGGCCATCTCCTCCGACGGCAAGTACCTG GCCTCAGGTGACCGCAGCAAGCTCATTCTCATTTGGGACGCCCAGAGCTGCCAGCACCTGTACACCTTCACCGGACACCGGGATGCCGTTTCG GGGCTGGCGTTCCGCAGAGGAACCCACCAGCTCTACAGCACATCCCATGATCGCTCTGTGAAGGTGTGGAACGTGGCGGAGAACTCCTACGTGGAGACGCT TTTTGGGCACCAGGATGCAGTGGCTGCACTGGACGCCCTGAGCAGGGAGTGCTGCGTGACTGCCGGGGGGCGAGATGGGACCGTGCGTGTGTGGAAGATCCCCGAGGAGTCCCAGCTGGTCTTCTATGGCCACCA gggctCCATCGACAGTATCCAGCTCATCAACGAAGAGCACATGGTGTCGGGTGCAGACGATGG CTCTGTGGCCTTGTGGGGCCTCTCCAAGAAGCGGCCACTTGCCCTGCAGCGTGAGGCCCATGGGCTACGGGGGGAGCCAGGCTTGGAGCAGCCCTTCTGGGTGTCATCGGTGGCAGCCCTGCTCAACACAGATCTCGTGGCCACAG GCTCTCATAACAACTCTGTGCGGCTCTGGCGGTGCGGAGAGGGCTTCCGGCAGCTTGACCTTCTCTGCAACATTCCCCTG GTGGGCTTTATCAATAGCCTCAAGTTCTCCAGCGCTGGGGACTTCctggtggctggggtggggcaggagcacAG GCTTGGCCGGTGGTGGCGGATCAAAGAGGCTCGGAACTCTGTCTGTATCATCCCTCTCCGcagggcccccaggccccccactGCTGGCTCCTGA